In Polyangiaceae bacterium, the sequence ACCGTTCGTGATCGCCGATGACACCATCGATCGAGTCCGTCGACAGACGGGCATCGTCTCTCTGATTGGCGAAACCGTGAAGCTCGTGCGGCGCGGCAGGAGCTTCGTGGGGCTCTGCCCGTTTCACAAGGAGAAGACGCCGAGCTTCCATGTCAACGAGGAGCGCGGCTTCTATCATTGCTTCGGCTGCAGCGTGAGCGGTGACGCTTTCAAGTTCGTGATGGAGACCGAGGGCCTCAGCTTCATCGAAGCGGTGAGGCGCTTGGCGGAGCGAGCCGGCATCGAAGTCGAAGAGGATCAGAACGCAGACGACCAACGTCGCCGCGCCGAGCATCGCCGACGGCGCGAAGAACTCTACGACGTGTCCAACGTGGCGGCGGCGTACTTCGAGCGCATGCTGTTGGAGCATCCCTTGGCCGAGTTCGCTCGCGCCGAACTCGAGCGACGCGGCTTGGCGACTGCTTCCGCCACGGACACGGTCGCCGACGCGTTGCAGAGCTTTCGTGTTGGCTACGCGCCCTACGGCTGGGCCGGCTTGGCGGACCATCTGCGCGACAGCGGACTGAGCGCGCGGGCAGCGGAGACGGTGGGGCTGCTCGTTCCGCGCAAGAGCGGCGGAGGGCACTACGACCGTTTTCGACATCGCTTGATGTTCGCCGTGATCGACGCCACGGGGCGAGTCGTCGGTTTCTCTGGGCGCGTGCTCGACGAGCCCGCACCCGAAGCACTACGCACGGCCGGCATCGACGCGCTCGGCACCGCACGTAGCGAGCCCCCTGCCAAGTACGTCAACTCACCCGAGTCGCCAATCTACAAGAAGCGCGAAGTCGTATTCGGTTTGTACCAAGCCCGCCAAGCGCTTCGCAGCGAGAACTACTGCGTCGTAGTGGAAGGCAACTTCGACGTCGTGAGCCTGCACGCGCGAGGCATTCGACACGTGGTGGCCCCCTTGGGCACGGCGTTCACCAGCGAGCAAGCGATGATGCTCAAGCGCTACGTGCCGACCGTGGTCTTGCTCTTCGACGGCGACGCCGCAGGCCGCCGCGCCGTGGGAGCCGCGCGCGAGCCTTGTCAGGAAGCCGGGCTGATCACCAAGGTGGCGAGCCTGCCCGATGGCCAGGATCCCGACGATTTGGTGCGGAGCAGCGGGGCCGAGTCGATTCGCCGCCTGGTGGGGGGCGCGCAGGGAATCGTGGAGCACTTGATCGACGCCGCCTTGGACAGCGGCTTCGCCCTCGGGGACGCCCAAACCCAAGCCGCGAAGCTCAAAGAGGTGGTCGACATTCTGGCGGCAACCCAGGATCCGGCGGTCCGCGCCTTGGCGGAGCAGCACGCGGACCGCATCGCCTCGCGCCTAGGTATCGAGGATGCACGCAGTTTTCGTGCGCTACGAGGCGAAGTGCTCAAGGCACTCCGGCCCGGCGGCCCGTCCCGGCCGACCGCCGAGCGCCGACGCCCGCGCCGCCCCCAGGATGCTCTGGGCCTCGCCGTTTTTGGCGCTTTTCTGGACTATCCGGAGCTTCTGACTACACAAGAGGCCGTGGCCGGGGCGGCGTGGCTCAGCGGCGACATTGCGGCAGCGATTGCCGCATTGCGTCAGACATTCGACATGGGTGGACTTGAAAACCCTGAACTTGTGCTTGCGAAGCTGCCTCCTTCGATCCATCCATTCGCGGCCTCGCGGCTGGCTGCGCCCAAGCACGAGCGGCTCGAACACGCCCAGGCCGAGCTTTACGAGAACTTGGAAAAGCTGAAGCGACTCGAGTTGAGGCGACAGAACACCGAAGAGTTGGAAGACCTAGAGCGCGCTCAGAAGAGCGGAGATTTCGAGCAGGAGATGCAGCTCTTGCGCGAACAAATGCGGCGTGCGCGAAAGCGTCACGGGCTCGAAGAGAGGTAAGAAAAAGTGGGAGCACGAAAAGCGTCGACGAAGCGGACGAACACCACCACGCGTACGAAAGGGGCACCCCGAGCCAAAGCGAAGCCGAAGGCCAAGACCGCTGCCAAGGTCAAATCCAAGACGGCGGCCGCCAAGCCCAAGGCAAGCCTCAGCAAGAAGAAGCCAGAGGCGAGCGCCAAGCCCGCGCCGAAGAAGGCGAGCAGCAAGGCCGCCGCCAAGGTCGCGACGAAGACCACCGAAAAGGTGAAGGCGCCGACCAAAGCCAAGGTAGCGGACAAGGCCAAGGCGGCTGACAAGGTCAAGGCGCCCGCGTCAGCGGAAAAGGCGAAGCCAGCCGAGAAGGCGAAACCGGCTGACAAGGTGAAGGCTGACAAGGCCGCGCTCAAGAGCGCCGACAAGGGCAATGCCAAGCTCAGCAGCAAGACAGCGAACGGCAAGGCCAAGGCCGGAAAGACCAACGGCAAGGGCAACGTCGAAGATCTGATCAACCTGGGCAAGAGCAAGGGCTTCTTGACCTACGACGACGTCCACGACGCGTTGCCTGGGGAAGGCATGGGCGCCGAGCAAATGGACGACGTGCTGTCGGCCCTGGATGACGCCGAAATCGAGATCATCGACGAGGAAAGCAGCCCGAAAGCGGCCACCAAGGCGGCGGCGGGCAGCCGGGGCAAGGGCAAGGGGGACGGCGAGAGCGCAGGCTCCACGCCCGCTGCCACGCCCACCAAAGCCTCCGAGGAAGACTACTACAAGAGCAACGACCCAGTGCGGATGTACCTCCGCAAAATGGGCAGCGTCGCGCTGCTCACCCGTGAAGGCGAAGTGGAGATCGCCAAGCGCATCGAGGAAGGCGAGAACGAGGTTCTGGCCGCCATCCTCAACAGCCCGGTCGCAGTACGCGAGATCATCGATATCGGGGAGCGACTGCGCGCTCACAAGATCCGCGTGAAGGACATCGTGCGCGACGCGGAGGACGAGGAACACGAGTTCGACGAGGAAGAGGCGGACCGCCGCATCATCCGTCTCATCGATCGCGTCAAGCGCATCGACAAGAAGAACCACGACCTGCTCGAGGAGCGCAAGACGGCCATCGATACCCGCAAGAAGGCCATCGACAAGGAGCTGGATGGCCACAAGGCACAGCTAGTCGAGACCCTGCAGGAGATGCGCTTGAACAAGAAGACGATCGACAAGATCGTTAAGAAGCTCAAGAGCATGATCGAGAAAGTGCAGCGCGCCCAAGGCAAAGCCCTGGAGCTCGAGCGGCAGGCGGGCGCCAGCAAGTCGGAGCTGAAGAAGATGCTCCGCGAGGCCAAGGATGATCCCGATGCCGAAGCGGCACTGGCAGACCGCCTGGGCATGGAGACCGAAGACCTCGACCTGGCCGAGGTCGACGAAGCCCTCAAGAGCGCTCAAAAGGGCGTGAAGAAGGTCGAAGAAGAGCTGAAGATCGACGTGGTGGGGTTGATGTCCACCTACGACGAGATCATGGCCGGCGAGCGCCGAGCGGAGATCGCCAAGGCCGAGTTGGTCGAGGCGAACCTGCGCTTGGTGGTGTCGATCGCGAAGAAGTACACCAACCGCGGTCTACAATTCTTGGACCTGATTCAGGAAGGCAACATCGGCCTGATGAAGGCCGTGGACAAGTTCGAGTACCGCCGCGGCTACAAGTTCTCCACCTACGCCACCTGGTGGATTCGGCAGGCCATTACTCGGGCTATCGCGGACCAAGCTCGCACCATTCGTATTCCGGTGCACATGATCGAGACGATCAACAAGCTGATTCGAACCAGCCGCTACTTGGTGCAGGAGTTCGGACGCGAGCCGACTCCTGAGGAAATCGCGGAGAAGATGGAGCTGCCCCTCGACAAGGTGCGCAAGGTCCTGAAGATCGCCAAGGAGCCGATCAGCCTCGAAACGCCCATTGGTGAGGAGGAAGACAGCCATCTCGGCGACTTCATCGAGGACAAGAGCGTCGTCTCCCCGCAGGAGGCAGTCATCAGCATGAACCTGTCCGAGCAGACCCGTCGCGTGCTCAAGACGCTGACGCCACGCGAGGAAAAGGTGCTGCGCATGCGCTTCGGTATCGGCGAGAAGAGCGACCACACCCTGGAAGAGGTGGGGCAAGACTTCGAAGTCACCCGCGAGCGCATTCGTCAGATCGAAGCAAAAGCGCTGCGCAAGCTACGCCATCCCAGCCGCAGCAAGCAGCTGAAGAGCTTCATCGAGAACTGAGTCGACGCCGCAACCACTGAACGGCGCCCGTAAAGGGCGCCGTCGGCGGGGCGGGCCCGGCGACGGTACTCGCGAACAGCGAGCTGAGTGCTGACGCGTCCAGCTCGCGGCTCCCGACGCAGACCAAGGTGGTCTGACGCGGCTCGTCGCCCCAAGGGCGATCGAGGGCGATCTGCGCGCGGCGCCCGACGATCTGCAGCACCATGCGCTGCTCGGGGCGCTCTGCGAGGAAGACGAAGCCTTTGACGCGAAACACGCTGGCGGGCAGCTCCGTGCACACGCGGCGTAGCGCTTCCAGCGACAGTGCCTCCGAGATGCGAACCGTGTGCGTGCGAAACTCGTGACCCGCATGTGTTTCCTCGTCTCCTTGCGGGCGTCCTGCGCCGATACCGAGCAAGACCTGGAGCGGCACTTCGGCACGGCAGGTGCGCACCAACCTCGCATGGGGTACGTAGCCGCGGAGGCGGCTTTCCAAGGCGGCGAGCTCTGGCTCGGCCACCAAGTCGCACTTGTTGAGGATCACGAGATCCGCGAGGGCGAGCTGATCCCGTGCGAGCACGTAGTACTCTGCCCCCTCCTCCGGGAAGTGCTCGGCGTCGACCACGGCGATGACGCCATCGAGCTGGAGCGGCCAACGTCGCTCCATCAGCCGGAACGTTCGCGTCACCGCTCCGGGGTCGGCGATTCCGCTCATTTCCACGACGATTCGTTGAGGTGGGGGCGTTTCGAGGAGCAGCCCGCGGACCCCCTCGATCAGGTCGCCGCGAACGCTGCAGCAGATGCAGCCGTTGTCGAGCACGATCCGCGTGTCGTCCCGGCGCACGATCAAGGCGTCGTCGATGCTGACGTCACCGAAGTCGTTGACCACGACTGCGATGCGCTGACCGCCGTGAGTCAGGATGTGGTTGAGCAGCGTCGTCTTGCCCGCACCGAGAAACCCGCCGAGCAGGGTGCAGGGAACTGGTTCGGCGGCTCCTCGGGGCTCAGTCACCTTCGAAGGGCTTGCCGAGCTCCTTGAGCTCCTTGATGGCTTCTTCGCGATAGGGCGAGTCTCGCGGCCCTAGCTCCAAGAACTTCTGCCAGTGCGGAATCGCGGCTGCGCTGCGACCCAGGGCGCGCGCCATACGATGGTGCGCCTCCCACAACCACCCCGGCCGCGGGTCCATCTTGCTGCCGAGCTCGATGGCCTTGGTGAGCTGCTCGCGGGCTTCATTCATGCGGCGGTTGTCGACGAGCAAACGTCCGTAACGATAGCGCCAGGTTGCATTCTCTCCGTCTTGGGCGATCGCTTGCTGCCACTCGTTCATGGCGTCGGTTTCGCGCCCCAAGTCCGCGTAGCTATCGGCCAGCGCCGCATGTGCCTCGAAGCGTGAAGGCTTGAGCTCCAGCGCTCTGGTCAAGTCCTTCACCGCATCCTTCACTGCACCTTGGTGGTGGCGCAACAGACCCCGCTGCCAGTAAGCATCCCCCAGGCCCTGGTCGAGTTCGAGGGCCTTCTTCAAGGAGGCCTCGGCCAAGGCGTTGCGGCGCGCCTCGACCGCTGCCCATCCGACATACAGGTGGTACTCCGCACGATTCGGATCCAGGTCCGCGGCACGCTGAAGGGTCTTGAGAGCTTCCGCCAAGTTGCTACCCACGACGAGCAGGGCGCGCCCGAGGCAGTGATGGGTCTCCGCCGACGACGGGCGCTGCTGCAAGACCTTGCGCAGTAGCTTCTCGGCGGGCGCGCCGCGGCCGCTCGCCGCGTAGCCGCAGCCGACCCGCAGCATCAGATCGGGGTCGTTGGGAGCCTTCTTCAGCGCCGCCTCGTAGGCGCTCAGGGCCTCGTCGATCTTGCCCGAGGCCTCGTAGAGCAACCCCCGCTCGAGGGCCAAGCCCGGATAGTCCTTGTCGACCTTGGCCACCTCGTCGAAGTAGCGACTCGCCTCTTCGAAGTGCTTGCTCTTGCGATGGGCGACGCCCATCCGGAACTTTGCGGCCACGTCGAGCGGGTCGAGTTTGAGTGCCGCCTCCAGCTCCTTCACGGCGTCCTCGTAGCGTCCTTGAGACAGCGCTAGGTCCGCGAAGGCCACGTAGAGTGCCGCCGTGCGCGGCAGCTTTTCTTTGGCGGCGGTGAGGATCTTTTGCGCCTCTTCGCTGCGCCCCGCCTGGTTCTCCAACAGTGCGAGGGCAATGTAGGCGTCCACTACGTCCGCATCTTTGCCCCCGAGATCGATGGCCTTTTGGTAGGCCTCGGCCGCCTCTTTGCGTGCGCCTTGAGCCTCCTGCACGCGACCGTGCCAGTACGCCACGCGCATGGACTTCGGGTTTTCCACCACCAGGCGCTTCGTCATCGCCAACGCGTCCTGCAGTCGCTCGAGCGCGAGGGTCGACTTCGCGACGCCAACCTTGGCGTTCACGCTGGTGGGATCTGCCTGAGTGCCGGCCTCGAAACGCGCCAACGCCTCGGAGTAGCGTCCTGCACGGTAGAGCGCATCGCCCAAGCCGGCGAGAGCATCCGCTGCCTTGGGATCGATTTTCAGCGCAGCGGCGAAAGCGGCTTCGGCATGCGAAATGCGCGACCGCGCCAAGTGAATGTCCCCGAGCAGCGTGTGGGCAGCGACGCGTTCTGCGTTGCTCGCGAGATCCGCTTTCTTCGTGACCTCCTCGGCCAGGGCGACTGCTTGCTCTTCCTTGCGGGTCGTGCGCCAAACGACGTCCGCGACCAGAAGTTTCGCGCCGACGTGATCCGCGTTCCGCTCCAAGGTTTGGCGTGCGAGCTTCTCGGCGCCGGGCAGGTCTCCCGCCAGGCGCTTGGCCCTCGCGAGGCCGAACACGGTGCGGGCGCTCTTCTCGGTAGCGTCCGCTTGCAGCCAAGCGCGCTCGGCCGCCGCACCGTCTCCGGCGGCCAGCTCCATTTCGCCTTCCAGCACCGACGCGTCCAGCACGCGGCTGGGCTCCTTCTTCAGCTGCGTGAGCATCTGACGCGCGCGATCCGCCTGGCCTCCCGCTGCTTGCTGCGCTGCGCGGGCGAGTTCGAGCTCCGCGAAGGGCTCCTCGTCCTTGAGCTCGTCGAGCAGAACCTTGGCGCGAGCGTTCTCTTCGGGGTCAGTGCCGAAACGCATGTCTGCAAGGAACGCCACGTATGCGGCGTAGGCAGGCAAAGCAGGGAGCCGTCGTGCTTTCGTTCGCGCTTCAGTGACCAGCGTGATGGCTTGGCGAGCATCCGCGGCGGTGTCCTTGCCGAGGAGCTCGCGGCTCTTCGTCTGAGTATCGGCGAGAAGCTTCTGGTGGTCACCGCTCTGGATCTTGTCGACGATCCAGTAGGCGCCAAAGGGCCCGACTTCGGGAACGAGCGAGAGGGATGCACCACCGACCACGAAGACGACGACGAAGGCCGCGATTGCGCGCAGTCCAACTCGACGCTTGGGCGGAGGCGGCGCGATCTGAATCGGACGAATCCCCGTCGGGATCGCGGGCTGCTGTCCTCCGGGCAGCTCTTGGGGAATTCCGCCGAACTCCATGTCGTCGTCGCCGCGCGGCTGCGCCGGTGCTTCGCGTTCGAGATCGACCTCGCCGCCGATGCCCGCATCGAGATTGACTTCGCCGAACTCGGTCCCGCCACCTTGCTGGCGAACCACTTCGGCTGGGTCGGCACCGAGATTGGCTTCGCTGCCCCACTCCCGCGGCTCGTCCAGACCCAGGTCGATCGGGCCCGAAGGCCCGCCCAAGGGAGCCGTCCGTCCTGCGAGCGCGGGCGGCAAGGACGCATTGTCGGGAAGACCCGCAGCGTTCTGGGGAAGGCCTGCAGCTGTCTGCGGCAAGCCTGCGGCCGCTTGCGGCAAACCCGCTGCAGCCTGCGGCAAGCCCGCCGCAGCTTGGGGAAGACCCGCGGCCGTTTGCGGCAGCCCCGCCGCCGGCACGGGCAGGCCTGCGGAGGTGGCGGGCAGCCCCGCGGCAATTTGAGGCAGGCCCGCGCTTGGCATGGGCGGCGCTGCGTCTTGGAGTGCAGGCAAGCCGGCGCCACCGAGCGGGGTCGGCAGGTCACCGGGACCGTGAGCTTGCGTGAAGGGATTACCCGCGACCACAGGCAGATCGAGGGAATCTGGCATCGCTTCGGGTTGCCGAGGTGCGGGCAAGCCGAGCTCGTCGTCGAAGCTCGGCGCTCGTGGTCGTCCGCCGCCCACGACTGGCAAGTCCAGATCAAGGCCGCCGAGGTCCGCGGGTCGAACGGCCGCTGGCAAGTCTGCCCCAGGCAGTTCCAGCTCACCGAAGTTCCCAAGCCCGAACTGTGTTGCCTTGTCGCTCGCGAGGGCGGGCAGATCCCCGGCAGGACGGCGACCTCCGACGGCGGGCAAATCCAGATCGTCGAGTTCCAGGGCAACGGGTGCCTGCTGCACGGTCGCCGGCGGTGCGACGGGGCGACCTGGCGTCGCGGGCAGGTCCAGCGCGGTGGGTGGGGGCCTGGGCGGTGCAACCCCGGGGCGTGGCGGGGCAGGGCGTGGCGGGGCAGGACGTGGCGGCGTCGGCGCCACTCCCAGCATGGTGGGCTTGGGGGCAGGCGGAGAGAGCGCCCCGCCAAGAACCGGGCTCGGTCCCGTCGTTCGAGGGTCTGCCGGCGGATCCACTTGAAAGGACCCGCCGCACTTGGGACAACGCATCTTCAGGCCGCCGGATGGAATCCGCCGCTCATCGACCTGATAGGGTGCACTGCAACTGGGGCACTCGACCTTGAACATCGGCCCTGTGTGGATGGATAGCAGGGAAGCGCATGCCGTGTCGCGGTTTCTGACGGCCACGTTCCGTGCTACTCGGCTTTGCAGCCATGCAGCGGTGGTCTTCCATAGTTCTCGGGCTGGTATTTGCGACGGGCATTGTCGTTCTGGCGGTGAGTGCGCGCCCGAAACGTGTGGCGATCGCGGAGGCCGGAGCACAGCTTTCGGCCTCGGCCACGGAATCCGCGCCGGAGTCGCCCGCGCCGGCGGATCTGCCCGCGCCGGCCGCCAGTATGGAACTGGCGGACCCGGGCGACTCGGTGGAGGAACCGTCGGCCTCGCAGCTCCCAGCGGGTGCGCCAAAAGCCGTGCGTTTCGGGGTGGTACTCGTCACCTACAGCGGCGCCCAAGGTGCGCCAAGCAGTGCACGCTCCAAAGAAGACGCGCTGAAGCTGGCAAAGGAGCTCGTCGAAGTAGCGCGCGAGGATTTCGACAAAGCGGTGAAAAGCGGGGACAAGGGCTCGGTGGGCAATGCCGGCCGGATCCCCAGGGGCGTGCTGGAGCCGAGCATCGAATTGGCGCTTTTCACGCTGGAAAAGGGAAAAGTCCACGAATCGCCGTTGGACACCCCGCGTGGGTTCTGGGTAATCAAGCGCACCGAGTAGCGGCCGAGGCGTGCGGTAATGCTCGCGATTTTGCCGCGGGTCGACCTAGAGTAGGGGCTGCTTCGCCGGCGCACCGAGCATGACCGAAGTCGCACGACCCCCGAGCGCGGGACTGCAGAGTCCTCCCGTCGACCAAGTGACGGAAGCGGCTCTCGATCGACTCCGTGAGGAGCTGGATTGGTGTGAGAACGAACTGTCGCGCGCGGTGCTCCTCCACGAGATCGCGTTGCTCGAGTCTGCGCGAGGTGACGAGTCGAGTGCAGCGCGCGATCATTTGGAGGCGGTCAATGCCGAACCCGAGTTCTCCGAGCCGCTCGAGCGGCTGATCGCCATCTTGCGCGGCCGAGGTTCTCAGAAGAACCTCGAAAAACTACTCGAGCGCCTTGTCGAGGTGGCGGACGGAGGCGAGGAGCGCGCGCGCGCACTGTTGGAGCGCGCGAGATATCTGCACGCCGAGCGCGACTTCCCCGGGGCAATCACCGCACTGGAAGAGGCGACCCAAGAGCGACCGAACGACAGCACCTTGTGGCTCATGTTGGAACTCTGCGCCGCAGAGGCGGGCGACGAGGAAATGCGCGTTCGCGCCCTCACGTCCCGTGCGGGGGCCTGCGAGCACCCGACTTGGCAGGCGTTGTTGCGCATCAGCGCAGCGCGTATCGAACTTGCGCTGGGAGAGACGGAGCGCTGCCTGGACGCGTTGGACGCCGCCCTCGAGTCGAAGTCCCAAGCCACCTTTCTAGTGCTGCAGACCCTGGAGGATGTGGCTCGCGAACTCGGACGTGACGACGTGCTGGCCAAAGCATTGGAGGCGCAGGCTGCCGTGATCACCTCGGCCCGTGAAACCGAGGATGCTGCGGACAAGTTCGGGGTGCCGTCCTACGCTCGAGGGGACGTACACGCTGCCGACGCACTCTATCGTGCCGCGGAAGCACATCGCCGACGCGGCGACGTGACAGCAGCAACCCAGGCGCTGGACAAGGCGCAGGTGCTGGCTCCCGAGGAGCCCGTGCTTGCGCGAGCGCGAATCCATCTGGCGCAAGCATCTGGAGACACCGAGACAGCGGCCAAGTTTGCGCGCACCGCTTTGGACCGCGGCGCCAAAGGCGCCTTGGCGGCAGCGCTGTGGATGCGCGTGGCCGAACGCGCCGCCGAAGCAGGTGACGTAGGCGGTGCCCTCGACGCGGTGAACCACGCGTTGGAGCAGGACGCGGCTTGCATTCCCGCCCGCGTGCTGCAGTTGGATCTGTGCGCGGCGACGGACGCAGGCAGCCTGGCTTCTGCGCTCGAAGCGGCGCATGAGCTCCTGAGTACCGACGAGGCCAGGGCACGATGCTTCCTGCTCGCGGCCGACTCCTGGGCGCGTGGCGCGACGGACCTCGCGGGCGCCAAGGCAGCCTTGTCCCAGGCCGGCATGGTCGGAGCCTCGCCCGGCACGGTAGCGCGAGTGTCGCGCTACCTGGCGTCGGTGATGGGGGAAGCCAACTGGTACGACGAGGCCACCCGACGTCTGCTCGCGTCCGGCGCTGCAGAAAGTGAACTGCCGGGCCTGTGGTTCGAGTTGGTTCGCGCTCGGCTGGCGCGCGGCGAACTCGATGCAGCTCGTCAAACTCTCAGCGGACTGATGACCGCGCCGGGCGGGGCGCGCTTCGCACACCTCCTCGGCGCCTACGTGTTGCCCCTGGTGTTGCCGGGAACTGGCGCCGACTCGCTGCGCGCCCTTGGCGAGAGCAGCGACGACCCCGAAGTGGCTCGTGCATTCTTGCTCGCAGCTGCCCTGCGCGCTAGTGACGGTGGTGACACCGAGAGCGCACAGGAAAGCCTCGGCAAGCTGTTCGACGAAGACCCGAGCGATCTGACTGCCGTGGCCGCCCTCGCGGGCGTGGCGCGACGCCGCAACGACGTCGCCCGAGCGGCTGAGACCTTGAGCGCCGCTTCCCTCGCCGTGGACGATGAGGCGACTGCCGCGGCGTTGGCCTTGGAGAGCGGCATCTACCACTGGCAAGCCGGAGCGCGCACGCAGGCCGTCGATGCGTTTCGCCGCGCCGCCCACCAGGCGCCGGAATCTGGGCGGGTCGTGCACTCTTGGGCTTTGCGAGCGGCGGACCCAGACTCCGCCGAGGCGCGTGGGCACGCCCTCGACGCGCTAGAAGACCGCGACCCCGAGGTAGCGCACCTCGAGCGCTTTGCGCTGCGCTTGGGTGACCCCACCGCAGATCACGGCGGGCGCTTGGAAGGCCCCACGGATGACAGTGCCCTCGGCGTCGCCACTACCCTCGCGCGCGCCCTGTGTAGCGGAGAGGAAGCAGACAGCCTCGACGCCCTCGACGCTCTGGCCGAGCTCGGCCCCAACGCCAATTCCTTTGCCCGAGCAATGGAGCATGGCGCGCGCCTGCGGGCCGGCGATCGCCCGGATCCCGTCGCGGCCGCGGACAGCGCGGCACGCTGGTCCGGAGCCACCGCCGGCGCGGCCGCTGCCCTGGAGCATCTCGCATTCGCCTCGGCCTTGGGCGACACCGAAGCGGAAGTCGAGGCGCGTATCCGCCTGGCGCGTGCGCTGCCCGACGACGCGCGCGCGCAACTGGCCGCGAGCGCTGCCATCGTGCGCGAGCTTGGTACGACGGAGCGCTCGGCTCTGCTCGAAGGCACGGACCCGACGACCCAGTTGACCAATCTCGAGCTTGCGCTGCCCGGGTCCGATCCGCGGCGCCGCGCACGCGTTTTGCTCGAAGCCGAGAGCTGCTTCGGGGACGAGCACAGCGCGATGATGCGTACCCTCGCGGGCTACAATCTGCTCGCCGCGGGGCAGAGCGATGCCGCCGCCACATTGTTCCGCTCGGTGGTTGAGGCCTACCCAGAAGAGGTGCTGGGCTGGGAAGGGCTGCGCGCCGCCGGGGAAGCACTTGGGGATCGGACGCTGGTCGCCGAAGCCTGTGCATGCTTGGGCGATGCAGTGAACGAGGATGCGCGCGGTGCGGAGCTCTGGGAGTACGCAGCGCTGATCCTCATCGACGAGCT encodes:
- a CDS encoding tetratricopeptide repeat protein, giving the protein MTEVARPPSAGLQSPPVDQVTEAALDRLREELDWCENELSRAVLLHEIALLESARGDESSAARDHLEAVNAEPEFSEPLERLIAILRGRGSQKNLEKLLERLVEVADGGEERARALLERARYLHAERDFPGAITALEEATQERPNDSTLWLMLELCAAEAGDEEMRVRALTSRAGACEHPTWQALLRISAARIELALGETERCLDALDAALESKSQATFLVLQTLEDVARELGRDDVLAKALEAQAAVITSARETEDAADKFGVPSYARGDVHAADALYRAAEAHRRRGDVTAATQALDKAQVLAPEEPVLARARIHLAQASGDTETAAKFARTALDRGAKGALAAALWMRVAERAAEAGDVGGALDAVNHALEQDAACIPARVLQLDLCAATDAGSLASALEAAHELLSTDEARARCFLLAADSWARGATDLAGAKAALSQAGMVGASPGTVARVSRYLASVMGEANWYDEATRRLLASGAAESELPGLWFELVRARLARGELDAARQTLSGLMTAPGGARFAHLLGAYVLPLVLPGTGADSLRALGESSDDPEVARAFLLAAALRASDGGDTESAQESLGKLFDEDPSDLTAVAALAGVARRRNDVARAAETLSAASLAVDDEATAAALALESGIYHWQAGARTQAVDAFRRAAHQAPESGRVVHSWALRAADPDSAEARGHALDALEDRDPEVAHLERFALRLGDPTADHGGRLEGPTDDSALGVATTLARALCSGEEADSLDALDALAELGPNANSFARAMEHGARLRAGDRPDPVAAADSAARWSGATAGAAAALEHLAFASALGDTEAEVEARIRLARALPDDARAQLAASAAIVRELGTTERSALLEGTDPTTQLTNLELALPGSDPRRRARVLLEAESCFGDEHSAMMRTLAGYNLLAAGQSDAAATLFRSVVEAYPEEVLGWEGLRAAGEALGDRTLVAEACACLGDAVNEDARGAELWEYAALILIDELGDSTRGEFALTRAVERDVGRFVAFDKLFRIVRAKKDGPRLLELITKRLEVAEDPDEIAKLFWERARVMRAAGDRAGALAALENVTMLEPDHVGALALSGEIYITTGQFAEAANSLARLAKLDEAPAKQRLMSGVAAVDLFENKLGEPRRALEVLRQLHGTGLSTLPVRERLARLAAKLEAWEDATQVLQQLMVERDTSSSRVEAARLAMAIHRDRRHAPAEARAAVEKLLGEVPDDGEALDLVLSGVMPGAVAQTLLARGRDTIVAKLMQDPLDAEAVDRLARIAHRLDQPRIRQAALGALVALGQGTPDIDRELAILDQRVARVPNMAVDEAAIPELCDPHDRGPIPALMRVLATTFASALGPSLDALGVGKKQRVDPRAGLPLRNEIAAWAGALGVGDFEVYVGGNDPDGVYGVANETPAIVVGASVQAPLSAAHRAVVARELFALKRGTTILRHRDPTDVAALIVAACAVAEVPVAAPHYAMLGEFQRVLSKETPRKVRKLLPDLARHIQASSPDKEDWVRAATSSLDRLASVAAGDVSWVLAHNAASRGQLGASMEAKARAARILAFVLSPTYLSIREMLGMGVR